Proteins from a single region of Metallibacterium scheffleri:
- a CDS encoding methyltransferase family protein, which produces MNPLLRSFLLELIPLLWLVWLLYWWLGAGHLKAVARRESPLQGASHGIPLVLAALLFLLPGRDLGALAAPFMARSWTGYGIGVVLVALGLAFAVQARRHLGANWSGTVTLKQEHSLIRSGPYRHIRHPIYTGILLAFVGSALALAEWRGVLAVLLAAMALIIKLRREERWMLQCFGADYAAYRKASWALLPGLY; this is translated from the coding sequence ATGAATCCTCTGCTGCGCAGCTTCCTGCTGGAATTGATCCCCCTGCTGTGGCTGGTCTGGCTGCTGTACTGGTGGCTGGGCGCCGGTCACCTGAAAGCCGTCGCGCGCCGCGAGTCGCCCCTGCAGGGCGCCAGCCACGGCATTCCGCTGGTGCTGGCGGCGTTGCTGTTCCTGTTGCCGGGCCGCGACCTGGGCGCGCTGGCGGCGCCGTTCATGGCGCGCAGTTGGACCGGCTACGGCATCGGCGTGGTGCTGGTGGCGCTGGGTCTGGCTTTCGCCGTGCAGGCGCGCCGGCATCTGGGCGCCAACTGGAGCGGCACGGTCACGCTGAAGCAGGAGCACAGCCTGATTCGCAGCGGCCCGTACCGGCACATCCGCCATCCGATCTACACCGGGATACTGCTGGCGTTCGTGGGCAGCGCGCTGGCGCTGGCCGAGTGGCGCGGCGTGCTGGCCGTGCTGCTGGCGGCCATGGCGCTGATCATCAAACTGCGTCGCGAGGAGCGCTGGATGCTGCAGTGTTTCGGCGCCGACTACGCCGCGTACCGCAAGGCGAGCTGGGCACTGCTGCCCGGGCTGTATTGA